In Verrucomicrobiota bacterium, a single genomic region encodes these proteins:
- the bioA gene encoding adenosylmethionine--8-amino-7-oxononanoate transaminase yields the protein MNPSSQQPELKDRDRAHGWHPFTQMAAWDDPAFSPVVIERGEGVWLWDTEGRRYLDGNSSIWTNLHGHGHPAIVEAIARQARQLDHSSFLGYTHPRAIELAERLCGFFPAGTLERCFFSDNGSTAIEVALKLAIQYRQQNGEPERTGFASFANAYHGDTLGAASLGGVTTFFERFAAFGLQPERVRDLADLQRLDASQLTAVIIEPLIQGVNRMTPWPSGMLRELRAWCTQHDVFLILDEVMTGFGRTGTLFACQQEDILPDFLCLAKGLTGGTLPLAATLTTPRLYQGFLGGPDRTFYYGHSYCANPLGCAAALASLDLFEKEQTLEHLPAKIERLRQGRLALEARHPEVLATRQCGFMAGIDLALDGASFCRRLLGHGLLTRPIGDTVVLLPPLAIDLEELDFAFAALSSALTSPPPTAEVKALPDH from the coding sequence GTGAATCCCTCCTCCCAACAGCCCGAACTGAAAGACCGCGACCGCGCGCACGGCTGGCATCCCTTCACCCAGATGGCAGCCTGGGACGACCCGGCCTTCTCGCCCGTGGTCATCGAACGCGGGGAAGGCGTCTGGCTCTGGGACACCGAAGGCCGGCGCTACCTCGACGGAAACTCCTCCATCTGGACCAACCTCCACGGCCACGGCCACCCCGCCATCGTGGAAGCCATAGCCCGGCAAGCCCGCCAGCTAGACCACAGCTCCTTCCTCGGCTACACCCATCCCCGCGCCATCGAGTTAGCGGAACGCCTCTGTGGATTCTTCCCGGCCGGCACCCTGGAGCGCTGTTTCTTCTCGGACAATGGCTCCACGGCCATCGAAGTCGCCCTCAAGCTCGCCATCCAATACCGCCAGCAAAATGGCGAGCCGGAAAGGACGGGCTTCGCCAGCTTTGCCAACGCCTACCATGGGGACACCCTGGGCGCGGCCTCCCTCGGGGGCGTCACCACCTTCTTCGAACGCTTCGCCGCCTTCGGCTTGCAGCCGGAGCGCGTTCGAGATCTAGCCGACCTGCAACGCCTGGACGCCAGCCAGCTGACCGCCGTCATCATCGAACCTCTCATCCAAGGAGTGAATCGCATGACCCCTTGGCCCAGCGGAATGCTTCGTGAACTGCGTGCTTGGTGCACCCAGCACGACGTCTTTCTCATCCTGGACGAAGTCATGACAGGCTTCGGCCGGACCGGCACCCTCTTTGCCTGCCAGCAGGAAGACATCCTCCCCGACTTCCTCTGCCTCGCCAAAGGACTCACCGGCGGCACCCTCCCCCTGGCCGCCACCCTGACCACCCCACGCCTCTACCAAGGCTTCCTCGGGGGCCCCGACCGCACCTTCTACTACGGGCACAGCTACTGCGCCAACCCCCTCGGCTGCGCCGCCGCGCTCGCCTCCTTGGACCTATTTGAAAAGGAACAAACCCTCGAACACCTCCCCGCCAAAATCGAGCGGCTCCGCCAAGGGCGGCTCGCCCTCGAAGCCCGGCACCCGGAAGTTTTGGCCACACGCCAATGTGGTTTCATGGCAGGCATCGATCTGGCCCTGGACGGAGCGAGCTTCTGCCGCCGACTCCTAGGGCACGGACTTCTCACCCGTCCCATTGGTGACACCGTAGTCCTGCTCCCGCCCCTCGCCATCGACTTGGAGGAACTCGACTTCGCCTTCGCCGCCCTCTCCTCGGCCCTCACCAGCCCACCACCCACAGCCGAAGTCAAAGCGCTCCCAGACCACTAG